GGGCTCCCGAGCACGACCCACGCGGCGACCGCGGTGCCGGCGGCGACCAGCAGTGCCAGCGACGTGATCGACTCCATACCGGGGACGAGCAGGAGGATGGCCAAGAAGCCCATCGATGCGCCGACCAGCGCGCCGGAGATACGCAACGTACCCTTCTGGATCGTCGCGCCCTCGCTCCCCAGACCGACGATCAGGCACGTGATGATGCATGTGCGGATGCCGGGCCAGTCGACGGCGCTCTGCAGCACGTAGCAGATCATGACCGCGAGCGCCCCCTTGAGTGCGTAGTGGACGTAATCCGGGTTCGTGAAGGCGTCGGGCACGAACAGACGTCCGGGGTCGGACGAGCCGACTTCCGCGGGGATCGCTTCGGGGCCGAGTGCCTGCTGCATCAGGTCGACCACGTGCTCGAGCTCGATGATCACAGGGAAGACCGCCGAAACGTCGCCTGCGTGCGGCGGCGGGCTGGCGATCGGCTGCACGCGCTCCGGCACCCGCCCGTCGTCGAGCGCACGTCGTACTCGCGCGCAGCTCTCGGCGACGCGCTCGAGTCGCTCGCGCTCGTCCGTGCGTGGCGCGGCGCGAGGGAGCAGCTCAAGGGCAGCGGCGCTGGTGATGAGCCGATCGACCAACGTGATCAGCGCGCTCTGCTGCGGATGACGCGCCTTGAGGGAGGGATGCGCGACCTCCGCGCTCTTGAGGAGCAGGAGCAGCCTCGCGACGCCCGCCCCGGCGAGCCGCGTGGCCCCCGGCTCTTCGGACCGCCCGCCCAGGCGGCGCGCGATCGCGTCCTCCGTCGCTCGCAGACGCGCCTTGAGCTCTTCGCAGAGCAGCCCCTCGGGATCGGTTGGGGCGATGAGCAGATTCGCAGCGACCGCCGCGCTGACACCGAGCGCGAAGACCGGCCACAGCCAGAGGCTTCCGCGCACGGCGAGCTCCGGGATCGGGATGAAGTCCGGCACGGTCATGATGATCGTGCCGATGAGCCCGATCACGAAGCCCAACGCGCCGATGACGAACGTCTGTCTGAGGAACAGCCCGAGGGCGGCCATGGTCCCCATCAGACAGAAGCGCAGCCAGGCCTGGTCCATGGCGAAGGTCAGCAGGACGAGCGGGATGGCGAGCCCGACCGTGAGAGCGACCAGGAACACGACGCCGGTGAGGAGCGACTCGCTGGACTCCTCCATCGCGACCCGGGTCACCACCCACACGGCGAGGTGAGGCTCGGGGATCCGGAGCGCCATGCAGAGCACCAGCACCACGACGCACGCGATGACGACGCGGCACGTGGCGATGGCTCGCCCGGGAAACGGCGCCAGTTCCTTGCGCAGGAAGTCGAACAACGGTGGCCGCCCCGACGGCCCGTGGGTGGGGAGGGACAAGGACGCGGTCTGCACCCCAGGCAACGCGGCCTCAGTCTGGTCGGTTGGTGGGCCCGCCGGGGGGCCAGCCGCGGATGATCGCGACCGCGGACGCACCGACGCGGAAGACGTGTGGTGGCTGCGGGTCGTCGATGCGGATGCGCACGGGAAATCGTTGCGCGATGTGCACCCAGTTGAGCTCGCGCTTGATCGGCGGGAGTCCCGGAGTGATCGGTTGATCCTCGGGATTCACCGCCCATCCTATCCCCTGCACCGTGCCCCTGAATCGGAGGCGGGGGTCCGTCAACACGTACACCTCCGCCTCCATCCCGGGCGCAATGTGGTCGAGTTCGGTCTCGCGATAGTTCGCCAGGACGTACCAGGCCCGGGTGTCGACCAGCGAGAACACGGGGACCGGACCGGGTCCCACGAACGCGCCGACCGAGGTGTGCAGGTTGACGACGAGCGCGTCGAACTGTGCGCGCACGTAGCAGAAGTCGAGGTCGAGTTCCGCCTTGCCGAGCGCCGCCTGCGCCGCGCTCCGCTTCGCGAGCAGCGCCTCGAGATCACCGATGTCCTTCTCCGCCTGATCCATCTTCTGCCGCGCCTCGTCGAGCCCGGCGGCGGCGGTGAGCTTCGCCGTGCGAGCCTGGTCGATCTTGTCCGCCGTCACGAACTCCTTCGGCAAGAGCGGCTCGAGGCGGTGGAGGGTGTCGGTGGCGTTCTTCAGCTGGGCCTCCATGCGCTGCACGGTCGCCTTGGCGGCAGCAGCCGCGAAGCGTTGGCCTTCGATGCGCCGCTGGGTGACCTCGATCTCGCCGTCGAGAGCAGCGACCTCGGCGCGTGCGCGCTGCACCGCGAACTCGTACGGGCGTGGATCGACGACGAGCAAGACGTCGCCTTGCTTCACCCTTTGGTTGTCCTTCACGTGCAGCTCGGTGATGGTTCCGCTCACCTGGGGCACCACTCCGATGATGTCGGCCATCACGACAGCGTCGTCGGTCTGGGGATGCAGCACGACGCGTCGGACGACCACGACGCCGAGGATGA
The DNA window shown above is from Candidatus Eisenbacteria bacterium and carries:
- a CDS encoding FUSC family protein; amino-acid sequence: MSLPTHGPSGRPPLFDFLRKELAPFPGRAIATCRVVIACVVVLVLCMALRIPEPHLAVWVVTRVAMEESSESLLTGVVFLVALTVGLAIPLVLLTFAMDQAWLRFCLMGTMAALGLFLRQTFVIGALGFVIGLIGTIIMTVPDFIPIPELAVRGSLWLWPVFALGVSAAVAANLLIAPTDPEGLLCEELKARLRATEDAIARRLGGRSEEPGATRLAGAGVARLLLLLKSAEVAHPSLKARHPQQSALITLVDRLITSAAALELLPRAAPRTDERERLERVAESCARVRRALDDGRVPERVQPIASPPPHAGDVSAVFPVIIELEHVVDLMQQALGPEAIPAEVGSSDPGRLFVPDAFTNPDYVHYALKGALAVMICYVLQSAVDWPGIRTCIITCLIVGLGSEGATIQKGTLRISGALVGASMGFLAILLLVPGMESITSLALLVAAGTAVAAWVVLGSPRIAYAGVQIAFAFYVCVIQGFEPTWNFYTIRDRLIGILLGNTVITLVFHYIWPMPASGAMWKSLGSALRAMARLATVGSGGGDHAVVVRAVQGLRVQASRDFATAQQLADQGAFEVVDPGGDGLAARERLQRAAADAQSVFLTQLAIAHQRLDGVAPDALVADLRRFDAVVSDSLEVIAERAERRARRALPDLRGRLDAVAVRTEDNVPGVTAHIEGRLALYRELIPRIERLGADLAE
- a CDS encoding biotin/lipoyl-binding protein produces the protein MADPRSRLGRLVGIGIAAGALILGVVVVRRVVLHPQTDDAVVMADIIGVVPQVSGTITELHVKDNQRVKQGDVLLVVDPRPYEFAVQRARAEVAALDGEIEVTQRRIEGQRFAAAAAKATVQRMEAQLKNATDTLHRLEPLLPKEFVTADKIDQARTAKLTAAAGLDEARQKMDQAEKDIGDLEALLAKRSAAQAALGKAELDLDFCYVRAQFDALVVNLHTSVGAFVGPGPVPVFSLVDTRAWYVLANYRETELDHIAPGMEAEVYVLTDPRLRFRGTVQGIGWAVNPEDQPITPGLPPIKRELNWVHIAQRFPVRIRIDDPQPPHVFRVGASAVAIIRGWPPGGPTNRPD